The following are encoded together in the Serratia sp. UGAL515B_01 genome:
- a CDS encoding peptidoglycan glycosyltransferase FtsI — MKAVRPGKLKRQEDQASFVSWRFALLCGCILLALGGLIVRMAYLQVINPERLVKEGDMRSLRVQEVPTARGMISDRAGRPLAVSVPVNAVWADPKELNEHGGITLDSRWKALSEALEIPFDQLSNRINANPKGRFIYLARQVNPAIGDYVHKLKLPGIYLSQESRRYYPAGQVTSHIIGVTNIDGEGIEGVEKSFDRWLTGQPGERIVRKDRYGRVIEDISSVDSQAAHNLALSIDERLQALVYRELSNAVAFNKAESGTAVLVDVNTGEVLAMANSPSYNPNNMMDTPKDTMRNRAITDIFEPGSTVKPMVVMTALQHGVVKENSVLNTIPYRINGHEIKDVARYSELTITGILQKSSNVGVSKLALAMPSSALVDTYSRFGLGKATNLGLVGESSGLYPKKQRWSDIERATFSFGYGLMVTPLQLARVYATIGSLGIYRPLSITKVDPPVAGERIFPEPIVRTVVHMMESVALPGGGGVKAAIKGYRIAIKTGTAKKVGPDGKYVNRYIAYTAGVAPASQPRFALVVVINDPQGESYYGGAISAPVFGAIMGGVLRIMNIEPDALPAGDKSELVINSKEGSGGRS, encoded by the coding sequence ATGAAAGCAGTACGGCCAGGTAAGCTCAAACGTCAGGAAGATCAAGCCAGCTTTGTCAGCTGGCGTTTTGCGCTGTTGTGTGGCTGTATTTTACTGGCGTTGGGGGGACTCATCGTGCGTATGGCTTATCTGCAGGTAATCAATCCTGAACGACTGGTAAAAGAAGGTGATATGCGTTCATTACGCGTACAGGAGGTCCCTACTGCACGCGGCATGATCAGTGACCGAGCAGGGCGCCCACTGGCCGTGAGTGTCCCGGTGAATGCCGTTTGGGCAGATCCGAAAGAACTAAACGAGCATGGTGGGATCACGCTGGATTCGCGTTGGAAGGCGCTTTCTGAAGCGTTGGAAATTCCGTTTGATCAGCTCTCGAATCGAATTAATGCCAATCCGAAAGGGCGGTTTATTTACCTTGCACGCCAGGTTAACCCGGCAATAGGTGACTACGTCCATAAGCTGAAGCTGCCAGGGATCTACCTAAGTCAGGAATCTCGGCGTTATTACCCCGCAGGGCAAGTAACCTCTCATATTATTGGTGTGACTAATATCGATGGTGAAGGAATTGAAGGGGTTGAAAAGAGCTTTGATCGCTGGCTGACAGGTCAACCCGGTGAACGCATTGTACGTAAAGACCGTTACGGTCGTGTCATCGAGGATATTTCTTCCGTGGACAGCCAGGCGGCGCATAATCTGGCATTGAGCATTGATGAACGTTTGCAAGCCTTGGTTTACCGGGAGCTGAGCAATGCAGTGGCTTTCAACAAGGCGGAGTCCGGTACTGCCGTGCTGGTGGATGTCAATACCGGCGAAGTATTAGCGATGGCCAATAGCCCCTCGTACAACCCAAACAATATGATGGATACGCCAAAAGACACCATGCGTAACCGTGCCATAACCGATATTTTTGAACCTGGTTCCACAGTGAAGCCGATGGTGGTAATGACGGCATTGCAGCATGGCGTGGTGAAAGAAAACAGCGTGCTCAATACCATCCCTTACCGCATTAACGGCCATGAGATTAAAGACGTGGCACGTTATTCGGAACTGACCATTACTGGGATCTTGCAGAAGTCGAGTAACGTCGGCGTTTCAAAGCTGGCGTTAGCGATGCCATCCTCAGCGTTAGTAGATACTTACTCACGTTTTGGGCTGGGAAAAGCGACCAATTTGGGGCTGGTCGGAGAAAGCAGTGGCTTATACCCAAAAAAACAACGGTGGTCTGACATAGAGAGGGCCACCTTCTCTTTCGGCTATGGGCTAATGGTAACACCGTTACAGTTAGCGCGAGTCTACGCAACGATCGGCAGTTTGGGCATATATCGCCCACTATCGATCACTAAAGTCGATCCTCCGGTTGCCGGGGAGCGAATCTTCCCTGAGCCAATAGTACGCACGGTGGTGCATATGATGGAGAGCGTCGCCTTACCTGGCGGTGGGGGTGTGAAAGCTGCCATTAAGGGTTACCGCATTGCGATTAAGACTGGTACAGCAAAGAAAGTCGGACCGGATGGTAAATACGTCAACAGATATATCGCTTATACTGCTGGCGTAGCGCCTGCCAGCCAACCGCGTTTTGCTTTGGTAGTGGTCATTAATGACCCACAAGGTGAAAGCTATTACGGCGGTGCGATCTCTGCACCGGTGTTCGGTGCCATTATGGGAGGCGTGCTACGGATCATGAATATTGAGCCAGATGCGCTGCCTGCCGGTGACAAAAGCGAATTAGTCATAAACAGTAAAGAGGGTTCAGGTGGCAGATCGTAA
- the rsmH gene encoding 16S rRNA (cytosine(1402)-N(4))-methyltransferase RsmH, giving the protein MQQNYKHTTVLLDEAVNGLNIRSNGIYIDGTFGRGGHSRLILSQLGPEGRLLAIDRDPQAIAAAQSIEDPRFTIIHGPFSELSHYAQERGLVGKIDGVLLDLGVSSPQLDDAERGFSFMRDGPLDMRMDPSSGQSASQWLMKAEADDIAWVLKTFGEERFAKRIARAIVERNLAQPMTRTKELADLIANASPVREKHKHPATRSFQAIRIYINSELEEIERALDGALAILAPQGRLSIISFHSLEDRIVKRFMRHHSRGAQVPAGIPLTEAQLREMGGRTLKALGKMMPSETEVAENPRARSSVLRIAERMPV; this is encoded by the coding sequence ATGCAGCAAAACTATAAGCATACAACCGTCCTGTTGGATGAGGCCGTCAATGGCCTTAACATTCGCAGTAATGGAATATACATCGACGGTACTTTTGGTCGCGGTGGCCATTCTCGTTTGATTCTGTCTCAACTGGGGCCAGAAGGGCGCCTGTTGGCAATTGATCGTGATCCGCAGGCAATTGCTGCGGCTCAGTCTATTGAAGATCCGCGTTTTACTATCATACACGGTCCGTTTTCTGAGCTATCACACTACGCACAGGAGCGTGGTTTGGTTGGTAAAATCGACGGTGTTCTGCTCGATCTTGGTGTTTCGTCCCCTCAGTTGGATGACGCTGAGCGGGGGTTTTCCTTCATGCGTGATGGCCCGCTGGATATGCGCATGGATCCTTCTAGTGGCCAATCAGCCTCTCAATGGCTGATGAAAGCTGAGGCGGATGACATTGCTTGGGTTCTGAAAACTTTCGGTGAAGAGCGTTTTGCCAAACGTATTGCTCGCGCCATTGTAGAAAGGAACCTTGCGCAACCGATGACGCGTACCAAGGAACTGGCTGATTTAATCGCTAATGCCAGCCCGGTCCGTGAAAAACATAAGCATCCAGCAACGCGCAGTTTCCAGGCGATCCGTATCTATATCAACAGCGAACTCGAAGAGATCGAACGTGCCCTTGATGGCGCACTGGCGATACTGGCCCCACAGGGGCGCCTATCGATTATCAGTTTCCATTCGCTTGAAGATCGCATCGTCAAACGTTTTATGCGTCATCACAGCCGTGGCGCACAGGTTCCAGCGGGTATTCCGCTAACAGAGGCACAGCTTCGTGAGATGGGGGGGCGCACACTAAAAGCATTGGGCAAAATGATGCCTTCTGAAACTGAGGTTGCGGAAAACCCACGTGCTCGCAGCTCAGTGCTACGTATAGCAGAGAGGATGCCAGTGTGA
- the murD gene encoding UDP-N-acetylmuramoyl-L-alanine--D-glutamate ligase encodes MVDYQGKKIVIIGLGLTGLSCVDFFMTRGVTPRVMDTRISPPGLDKLPESVERHLGGLDQAWLLAADLIVASPGVALANPFLNAAADAGVEIVGDVELFCREAKAPIVAITGSNGKSTVTTLVGEMAKTAGWAVGVGGNIGLPALSLLNNEYELYVLELSSFQLETTHSLRAAAATILNVTEDHMDRYPLGLPQYRAAKLRIYENADVCVVNADDALTMPEHGADKRCISFGVDVGDYHLNRQQGETWLRVNGEKILNTREMKLTGRHNYTNALAALALADAVKVPRASSLKALTIFTGLAHRFQLVWEHEGVRWINDSKATNVGSTEAALNGLHIDGVLHLLLGGDGKSADFSSLARYLQGGNIHLYCFGRDGEQLARLRPEVSVRTETMEQAMQIIASRVKSGDMVLLSPACASLDQFRNFEERGDEFCRLAKELGG; translated from the coding sequence ATGGTGGATTATCAGGGTAAAAAAATCGTCATCATCGGGTTGGGCCTCACCGGTCTGTCTTGTGTTGATTTCTTTATGACGAGAGGCGTTACGCCGCGTGTTATGGATACCCGTATTTCGCCGCCAGGGTTGGATAAATTGCCAGAGAGCGTTGAACGGCATCTGGGGGGGCTGGATCAGGCGTGGCTGCTGGCTGCAGATTTGATTGTCGCCAGCCCAGGGGTCGCGTTGGCAAACCCGTTCTTGAACGCAGCGGCAGATGCCGGGGTAGAGATTGTTGGTGATGTGGAATTATTCTGCCGTGAAGCTAAGGCACCTATCGTGGCGATCACCGGGTCCAACGGAAAGAGTACGGTGACTACGCTGGTCGGAGAAATGGCCAAAACAGCAGGTTGGGCGGTAGGTGTTGGTGGCAACATCGGTCTGCCAGCGTTGAGCCTATTGAATAACGAGTACGAACTCTACGTGTTGGAGTTGTCGAGTTTCCAACTGGAAACCACCCACAGCCTGCGTGCGGCTGCTGCCACGATCCTGAACGTGACCGAAGATCATATGGATCGTTATCCATTGGGTTTACCACAGTATCGTGCCGCCAAACTGCGGATCTATGAAAATGCAGATGTCTGTGTGGTAAACGCGGATGATGCGCTAACTATGCCAGAGCATGGTGCTGATAAACGCTGTATCAGCTTTGGTGTTGACGTCGGTGACTACCACCTTAATCGGCAGCAGGGGGAAACCTGGCTGCGGGTAAATGGTGAGAAGATCCTCAATACTCGCGAGATGAAACTTACTGGACGTCATAACTACACCAATGCGCTTGCTGCTCTGGCGTTGGCTGATGCCGTCAAAGTGCCACGAGCTTCCAGCCTGAAAGCCTTGACAATTTTTACCGGCTTGGCGCACCGCTTTCAACTGGTATGGGAGCATGAAGGTGTGCGCTGGATTAATGATTCTAAGGCGACTAACGTTGGCAGCACTGAAGCTGCCTTAAATGGGTTGCATATCGACGGGGTTCTACATCTGCTATTGGGGGGGGATGGCAAGTCTGCTGATTTTTCATCGCTGGCGCGTTATTTACAGGGTGGCAATATCCACTTGTACTGTTTTGGCCGTGATGGAGAACAGCTTGCACGGTTGCGCCCGGAAGTGTCTGTGCGAACTGAAACGATGGAACAAGCTATGCAAATCATTGCTTCCCGCGTGAAGTCGGGCGATATGGTGCTACTGTCCCCAGCCTGCGCCAGCTTGGATCAGTTCCGTAATTTTGAAGAGCGTGGCGATGAGTTTTGCCGTTTGGCGAAGGAGCTTGGTGGATGA
- the mraY gene encoding phospho-N-acetylmuramoyl-pentapeptide-transferase, which yields MLVWLSEHLVKYYSGFNVFSYLTFRAIVSLLTALFISLWMGPRVIKRLQEMSFGQVVRNDGPESHFSKRGTPTMGGILILTSITISVLMWAYPSNPYVWCVLFVLVGYGIVGFVDDYRKVVRKDTRGLIARWKYFWQSVIALTVAFTMYAVGKDTPATELVVPFFKDIMPQLGLLYVLLAYFVIVGTSNAVNLTDGLDGLAIMPTVFVAAGFALVAWATGNTNFANYLHIPYLRHAGELVVVCTAIVGAGLGFLWFNTYPAQVFMGDVGSLALGGALGTIAVLLRQEFLLVIMGGVFVVETLSVILQVGSFKLRGQRIFRMAPIHHHYELKGWPEPRVIVRFWIISLMLVLIGLATLKVR from the coding sequence ATGTTAGTTTGGCTGTCCGAGCATTTAGTTAAATATTACTCGGGTTTCAACGTCTTTTCTTACCTGACGTTCAGAGCCATTGTCAGCCTGTTGACTGCGCTGTTTATCTCTCTGTGGATGGGGCCAAGGGTAATCAAGCGCCTGCAGGAAATGTCATTTGGTCAGGTGGTACGCAACGACGGCCCAGAGTCACACTTTAGTAAACGTGGTACGCCGACTATGGGCGGTATCTTGATCCTGACCTCAATTACTATTTCGGTTTTGATGTGGGCATATCCGTCGAATCCTTATGTTTGGTGCGTACTGTTCGTGCTGGTGGGTTATGGAATCGTGGGTTTTGTTGATGATTACCGCAAGGTCGTGCGCAAGGATACCAGGGGGCTAATTGCCCGCTGGAAGTATTTCTGGCAATCGGTGATCGCACTGACGGTCGCATTTACCATGTACGCAGTAGGAAAGGATACGCCAGCCACTGAGCTGGTTGTGCCATTTTTTAAAGACATCATGCCACAGCTTGGTTTGTTGTATGTGCTGCTGGCGTATTTTGTGATAGTTGGCACCAGTAATGCGGTCAACTTGACTGATGGGCTGGATGGATTGGCGATTATGCCAACCGTGTTTGTCGCTGCTGGGTTCGCGTTGGTGGCTTGGGCGACGGGTAATACGAACTTCGCCAATTATCTGCATATCCCTTATCTGCGTCATGCGGGTGAATTGGTGGTTGTTTGTACAGCAATAGTCGGTGCTGGCTTGGGTTTCTTGTGGTTCAACACTTATCCGGCGCAGGTCTTTATGGGTGACGTTGGTTCTTTGGCATTGGGAGGGGCGTTAGGCACCATCGCCGTGCTACTGCGCCAAGAGTTCTTATTGGTCATTATGGGCGGTGTGTTTGTGGTAGAGACTTTGTCTGTGATCTTGCAGGTAGGGTCTTTCAAATTACGTGGACAACGTATTTTCCGCATGGCGCCGATTCATCATCACTATGAACTGAAAGGCTGGCCCGAACCACGCGTCATCGTACGCTTCTGGATTATTTCATTGATGCTGGTGCTAATTGGCCTGGCAACCCTGAAGGTACGGTAA
- the ftsL gene encoding cell division protein FtsL, giving the protein MIGERHSLVGVIGGDLLRNGKIPLILLLAALVSAVFVVTTAHRTRLLTAEREQLVLERDALDIEWRNLILEENALGDHSRVEQVAIEKLHMQHVDASQENIIVKP; this is encoded by the coding sequence GTGATTGGCGAGCGTCACAGCTTAGTCGGCGTTATTGGCGGTGATTTGCTGCGTAATGGCAAGATCCCGCTGATTCTTTTGCTGGCCGCGCTGGTTTCCGCTGTTTTTGTGGTGACGACGGCGCATCGAACGCGCTTGTTGACAGCTGAACGTGAGCAGCTTGTTTTAGAGAGGGATGCGCTGGATATCGAATGGCGAAACCTGATTTTGGAAGAGAACGCGCTTGGCGATCATAGTCGTGTAGAACAAGTCGCCATCGAGAAGTTACACATGCAGCACGTTGATGCCTCACAGGAAAATATCATCGTCAAACCATAA
- the murF gene encoding UDP-N-acetylmuramoyl-tripeptide--D-alanyl-D-alanine ligase: MISVSIKALADILGAELLGADCQLTEVTTDTRQITTGCLFVALKGERFDAHDFAADAVDSGAGALLVSKRLLVDVPQLIVKDTRLALGLLGAWVRQQVPAKVVALTGSSGKTSVKEMTASILRECGNVLHTAGNFNNDIGVPLTLLRLEPQHDFAVIELGANHIGEIAYTTSLTQPQSALVNNLAAAHLEGFGSLAGVAQAKGEIYSGLPANGIAIINADSNDQPGWRVQLEGKKAWRFSLQANEAVDFYASDVQVKGGQTHFTLHSPFGMMAIVLPLPGRHNVANALAAAALAMSVGASLEAVSAGLKQLQAVPGRLFPIVLAEDKLLLDDSYNANVGSMKAAVQTLAEMPGYRVMVVGDMAELGEEAEEYHRQLGEAARVAGIDKVIGVGPFSKILCSAASNGEHCQDKTIVTARVAELLSAYAVITVLIKGSRSAAMEQVVRALQEKAPC; encoded by the coding sequence ATGATCTCTGTCTCAATTAAGGCGTTGGCCGATATATTGGGCGCTGAATTGCTCGGCGCTGATTGCCAACTTACTGAAGTGACAACGGATACGCGGCAGATCACTACGGGTTGTCTGTTTGTTGCGCTTAAAGGCGAACGTTTTGATGCGCATGATTTTGCCGCTGATGCTGTTGACTCAGGTGCCGGTGCACTCCTGGTAAGTAAGCGCTTATTGGTGGATGTGCCACAACTGATTGTAAAAGACACTCGCCTTGCCTTGGGTCTGCTTGGTGCATGGGTACGCCAGCAGGTACCCGCTAAAGTTGTGGCGCTGACCGGTTCATCGGGCAAAACCTCGGTGAAGGAAATGACAGCCTCAATTTTGCGCGAGTGCGGCAATGTTCTGCACACCGCCGGTAATTTCAATAACGACATTGGCGTACCGCTGACGTTGCTTCGTCTAGAGCCGCAGCACGATTTTGCCGTCATTGAGTTGGGGGCGAATCATATTGGTGAAATTGCCTATACCACCTCGTTGACGCAACCGCAGAGTGCGCTAGTAAATAATCTGGCAGCCGCACATCTAGAGGGTTTCGGCTCACTGGCTGGTGTCGCTCAGGCTAAAGGAGAGATTTATTCTGGTTTGCCTGCGAACGGTATTGCAATTATCAATGCCGATAGTAATGACCAGCCAGGCTGGAGGGTGCAATTAGAGGGTAAAAAAGCCTGGCGCTTCTCGCTGCAGGCAAATGAAGCAGTCGATTTCTATGCCAGCGATGTACAAGTGAAAGGGGGACAAACTCATTTTACTCTGCATAGCCCGTTCGGAATGATGGCGATCGTATTGCCGCTACCGGGACGCCATAACGTTGCTAATGCGTTGGCAGCTGCAGCGCTGGCGATGTCGGTTGGTGCATCACTTGAAGCGGTAAGCGCTGGATTAAAACAACTTCAAGCCGTACCGGGGCGATTATTCCCCATTGTGTTGGCAGAAGACAAGTTATTGCTGGACGACAGTTACAACGCCAATGTGGGGTCAATGAAGGCCGCTGTACAGACGTTGGCTGAGATGCCCGGCTATCGCGTGATGGTCGTCGGCGATATGGCTGAGTTGGGGGAGGAAGCTGAAGAGTATCACCGTCAGTTGGGTGAAGCTGCTCGAGTAGCCGGTATTGATAAAGTCATCGGCGTTGGGCCATTTAGTAAAATACTGTGTTCTGCTGCCAGTAACGGCGAACATTGTCAGGACAAGACAATAGTGACCGCGCGCGTTGCGGAATTACTGTCAGCATATGCGGTAATTACCGTGTTAATTAAAGGCTCACGTAGTGCCGCAATGGAGCAGGTAGTACGCGCTTTACAGGAGAAAGCACCATGTTAG
- the murE gene encoding UDP-N-acetylmuramoyl-L-alanyl-D-glutamate--2,6-diaminopimelate ligase: MADRNLRDLLAPWVPSAPERRLREMILDSRIAAAGDLFLAVVGHQTDGRQYIPQAIAQGVAAVIAEAEGLAEDGKVCELHGVPVIYLNQLNQRLSALAGRFYHQPAERLSLIGVTGTNGKTTTTQLLAQWSELLGEKAAVMGTVGNGLLDQICPTENTTGSAVDIQHILHDLTELGATFAAMEVSSHGLVQHRVAALPFVAAVFTNLSRDHLDYHGDMASYEAAKWSLFANHDVGHAIINADDEVGRRWLAKLPDAVAVTMQDNSLPDCSGRWLKTIAVNYHDNGATVHFSSSWGEGEIESRLMGAFNVSNLLLALATLLSLGYSLDELVKTANQLQPVCGRMEVFNAPGKPTVVVDYAHTPDALEKALEAARLHCQGELWCVFGCGGDRDKGKRPLMGGIAEQFADRVVVTDDNPRTEDPQSIIKDILTGLLDSGRVQVIHGRAEAVTSAIMQAKEQDVVLVAGKGHEDYQLVGNRRLDYSDRTTVARLLGGVA, from the coding sequence GTGGCAGATCGTAATTTGCGCGATTTACTCGCTCCGTGGGTGCCATCAGCACCCGAGCGCAGGCTTAGGGAAATGATATTAGACAGCCGTATCGCGGCTGCCGGGGATCTGTTTTTAGCCGTTGTTGGGCATCAGACGGACGGACGCCAGTATATTCCGCAAGCCATCGCACAAGGTGTTGCTGCTGTTATCGCTGAGGCTGAAGGGCTGGCAGAAGACGGTAAAGTCTGTGAACTGCATGGCGTGCCAGTGATCTACTTGAACCAGCTCAATCAGCGTCTTTCTGCTTTGGCTGGGCGTTTTTATCATCAGCCTGCAGAACGCCTTAGTTTGATTGGCGTTACGGGTACCAATGGTAAAACCACTACGACACAATTGCTGGCGCAATGGAGTGAACTGCTGGGTGAGAAAGCGGCTGTAATGGGAACAGTCGGCAACGGGCTGCTGGATCAAATTTGCCCAACAGAAAATACTACCGGTTCAGCGGTAGATATTCAGCATATCCTGCATGACCTTACGGAGCTTGGGGCAACCTTTGCCGCAATGGAAGTCTCTTCACATGGTCTGGTGCAGCACAGAGTAGCTGCTTTACCGTTTGTTGCTGCTGTATTTACCAATTTGAGCCGTGATCATCTGGATTACCATGGTGATATGGCCAGCTACGAAGCAGCGAAATGGTCATTGTTTGCTAATCATGACGTCGGGCACGCAATCATCAATGCTGATGATGAAGTCGGACGGCGCTGGTTGGCAAAATTACCGGATGCAGTTGCTGTCACTATGCAAGATAATTCGTTGCCTGATTGCAGCGGGCGTTGGTTGAAAACAATTGCGGTGAACTATCACGATAACGGCGCAACCGTTCACTTTAGCTCAAGTTGGGGTGAGGGTGAAATTGAAAGTCGTCTGATGGGGGCGTTCAACGTCAGTAACCTGCTTCTTGCCCTGGCAACACTGTTATCACTCGGTTATTCGTTGGATGAACTGGTTAAAACCGCCAATCAATTACAGCCCGTTTGTGGCCGTATGGAAGTATTCAATGCCCCTGGTAAACCGACCGTTGTAGTAGATTATGCCCATACCCCCGATGCGCTAGAAAAAGCCCTCGAAGCGGCTCGCCTGCATTGTCAGGGAGAGCTTTGGTGTGTGTTTGGCTGTGGAGGCGATCGTGACAAAGGTAAGCGCCCACTTATGGGAGGGATTGCCGAGCAGTTTGCTGACCGTGTAGTCGTGACAGACGATAACCCCCGTACTGAAGATCCACAGTCGATCATCAAAGATATTCTGACCGGGTTGCTGGATTCGGGGCGTGTGCAGGTGATCCATGGACGTGCAGAGGCCGTTACCAGTGCTATTATGCAGGCAAAAGAACAAGATGTGGTTTTGGTGGCGGGAAAAGGTCACGAGGATTACCAATTAGTGGGTAACCGCCGATTAGATTACTCTGATCGGACTACTGTCGCACGGTTGTTGGGAGGTGTGGCATGA